One Anopheles marshallii chromosome 3, idAnoMarsDA_429_01, whole genome shotgun sequence genomic region harbors:
- the LOC128712706 gene encoding uncharacterized protein LOC128712706: MSKRRHAVFDVLDELSNEEIRNRILVHGGPNLPVTDQTRGRLLEVLREYIDKSKQHSHQQETKNLETNAPKCSTRNNDVNIHSSPRPSITTTPVYEDDIVEEIEIYERNIAEVFPLKLIVSCTLVFMFSIIIYYVVNKLMYHVKFM, encoded by the coding sequence ATGTCCAAAAGGCGCCATGCAGTGTTCGACGTTCTGGACGAGCTGTCTAATGAAGAAATTCGAAATCGTATACTTGTTCACGGTGGACCGAATCTTCCCGTGACGGATCAAACACGGGGAAGGTTGCTGGAAGTGCTGCGTGAGTATATCGACAAATCGAAACAGCACAGCCATCAGCAGGAGACAAAAAACCTCGAAACAAATGCACCCAAATGTTCAACACGAAATAACGATGTAAATATACACAGCTCTCCCAGACCGTCTATAACAACAACTCCCGTATATGAAGATGATATCGttgaagaaatagaaatataTGAAAGAAATATCGCTGAAGTCTTTCCGTTGAAACTTATCGTTTCCTGCACACTCGTATTCATGTTCAGCATCATCATATATTATGTGGTAAACAAATTGATGTACCATGTAAAATTCATGTAA